A region from the Phycisphaerales bacterium genome encodes:
- a CDS encoding YIP1 family protein, with the protein MGLADEAERTGAALICPECGKNASAEEDTGFVCTQCSYPLWRIRERVCPECGTGFRPSSYTFGVNAVRYVCPHCTQDYYGTNDRGHLEPQEFDCVRCGRHLCMDEMVLVPRSAAPRAALRNVQNPWLEDNDTGWFRRYWKTWGMAFSKPKELMLATPDDSSAGRALLFALITIVGYVSIGVGAIALIAMVARGGSLTGLGVLVGALFGVLGALFVWAICTHGILRLIAKPKSLSRTVTALAFSTPTLVLMAVPMCGMYLLAPAALLWHAVVASIMIGAIHNVRGGRAATATLIPPAVAVLSGIGLLIFTIWSAQTAMTTAMAAGPTSAGVPFAASLASSLENHAFLANNTWPDHGARLIAQPGMSTMQFTHPARTFGGGFMTGGGTGYTPSAGSGLTLLNLQTMPSMQQTKAIDALAANLPSNVVAHRVGDVVFTYHGVPRVGQNPKLWVLIITPDPASPLPAGMSISHFVGYVDGTSAEIPDADFAAELQKQNVRRTRVGLSPIPDPLTIAAGQGVGPSGSQPEDEEPEESAP; encoded by the coding sequence GTGGGTCTCGCGGATGAGGCCGAGCGCACCGGTGCCGCGCTCATCTGTCCCGAGTGTGGCAAGAACGCCTCGGCCGAGGAGGACACGGGATTCGTCTGCACGCAGTGCTCGTACCCGTTGTGGCGGATTCGAGAGCGCGTCTGCCCGGAATGCGGGACGGGATTCAGGCCTTCTTCGTACACGTTCGGCGTGAACGCGGTGCGATACGTCTGTCCACACTGCACGCAAGACTACTACGGGACGAACGATCGCGGGCACCTCGAGCCGCAGGAGTTCGATTGCGTGAGATGCGGGCGGCATCTGTGCATGGACGAGATGGTGCTCGTGCCCCGATCGGCGGCGCCACGGGCGGCCCTGCGAAACGTGCAGAACCCGTGGCTGGAGGACAATGACACGGGCTGGTTCAGGCGATACTGGAAGACGTGGGGCATGGCCTTCTCCAAGCCCAAGGAACTCATGCTCGCGACGCCCGACGACTCGTCTGCCGGGCGGGCGCTGCTCTTTGCGCTCATCACGATCGTGGGGTATGTGAGCATCGGCGTTGGAGCGATAGCCTTGATTGCGATGGTGGCGCGAGGGGGGTCCTTGACCGGGCTTGGAGTGCTGGTGGGCGCGCTCTTCGGCGTGCTCGGGGCGCTCTTTGTGTGGGCGATCTGCACGCACGGGATCCTGCGGCTGATCGCCAAGCCCAAGAGTCTGAGCCGGACGGTGACGGCCCTTGCCTTCTCCACGCCCACGCTGGTGCTCATGGCGGTGCCGATGTGCGGGATGTACCTCCTCGCTCCGGCGGCCCTTTTATGGCACGCGGTCGTGGCCTCGATCATGATCGGGGCGATCCACAACGTCCGCGGCGGGCGTGCGGCGACCGCGACGCTGATCCCGCCCGCTGTGGCCGTGCTCTCGGGGATTGGGCTTCTCATCTTCACCATCTGGTCGGCGCAGACCGCGATGACGACGGCGATGGCGGCCGGGCCAACGAGCGCCGGCGTGCCCTTCGCGGCGTCACTGGCGAGTTCGCTCGAGAACCACGCCTTCCTCGCGAACAACACGTGGCCCGACCATGGGGCGAGGCTCATCGCCCAGCCGGGCATGAGTACGATGCAGTTCACCCATCCCGCCCGGACGTTCGGCGGGGGATTCATGACCGGAGGCGGGACGGGATACACACCCTCGGCCGGGTCGGGTCTCACGCTCCTCAACCTCCAGACGATGCCCTCGATGCAGCAGACCAAGGCGATCGACGCGCTCGCGGCGAACCTTCCTTCGAACGTCGTCGCCCATCGAGTGGGCGATGTCGTCTTCACGTACCATGGCGTGCCCCGAGTTGGGCAGAATCCGAAGTTGTGGGTGCTGATCATCACGCCCGACCCCGCGTCGCCTTTGCCCGCGGGCATGTCGATCTCGCACTTTGTCGGATACGTCGATGGCACGAGCGCGGAGATTCCCGACGCCGACTTCGCCGCGGAACTCCAGAAGCAGAACGTCCGGCGGACGAGGGTTGGACTATCGCCGATTCCCGACCCTTTGACGATCGCCGCGGGGCAGGGTGTCGGCCCTTCCGGAAGCCAACCCGAGGACGAAGAACCCGAGGAATCGGCGCCGTAG
- a CDS encoding YbaB/EbfC family nucleoid-associated protein: protein MFDKFKSMGAMAALMKNKDALREAGDRVRAKMDATRVVGEAGSGAARATVTGTLKVVSVELSPALVMGMASDDKTHQLAGSLIAEAVNNALTLAQQRLHEAIGHEAKAMGLEGMIPDLGALGGLMGAGGAGGAD, encoded by the coding sequence ATGTTCGACAAGTTCAAGAGCATGGGCGCCATGGCGGCGCTGATGAAGAACAAGGACGCGTTGCGCGAGGCGGGCGATCGTGTCCGCGCGAAGATGGACGCGACGCGGGTCGTCGGCGAGGCGGGAAGCGGCGCCGCCCGAGCCACCGTCACCGGCACGCTGAAGGTCGTCAGCGTCGAACTCAGCCCCGCGCTCGTCATGGGCATGGCGAGCGACGACAAGACGCACCAACTCGCCGGGTCGCTGATCGCCGAGGCGGTCAACAACGCCCTCACACTCGCCCAGCAGCGATTGCACGAGGCGATCGGCCACGAGGCGAAGGCGATGGGCCTCGAGGGCATGATCCCCGACCTGGGCGCGCTCGGTGGGTTGATGGGGGCCGGGGGGGCGGGGGGGGCGGATTGA
- a CDS encoding NAD(P)/FAD-dependent oxidoreductase, which produces MAGEHAGGTRPVVVVVGGGFGGLTCVRRLKRAPVDVVLIDRRNHHLFQPLLYQVATAALSPAQISHPLRSVLETQRNARVLMAEASRVDLTERRVQVTLPDGEDRRIAYDYLVLAAGLTHSYFGHHDWEAWAPGLKTLADALEVRRRFLISFERAEALRVGIPTADVSQELTFVVIGGGPTGVEMAGAFVEIACQTMRHEFRSIDTSQARVVLIEAQSTLLPAGFPEELGRRALRDLERLGVNVMLSTRVTAVEDGGIKIRRNGASEDEWISSRTVVWAAGVRGEHVAGSLGVELDRSGRVGVGSDLSLPKNREVFVIGDLAIVMDRATGRPVPGMAPGAMQMGRFVASAIAHESRGKPRGEFRYRDKGSLATIGRARAVARLPIPGFKHGMNFGGMLAWVLWAMVHVAYLISYRARILVMLEWAWSYVWLTRGARILQQTGPQGPRNGTA; this is translated from the coding sequence ATGGCAGGCGAGCATGCAGGCGGTACGCGTCCTGTGGTTGTTGTGGTGGGAGGTGGGTTCGGCGGGTTGACGTGCGTCCGCCGGCTGAAGCGAGCGCCAGTGGATGTGGTCCTGATCGATCGGCGGAACCACCACCTGTTTCAGCCGCTGCTCTATCAGGTCGCGACCGCCGCATTATCGCCGGCACAGATCTCGCACCCCTTGAGATCCGTGCTGGAAACACAACGAAACGCGCGGGTCCTGATGGCCGAGGCCTCGAGAGTTGACCTGACGGAACGACGGGTTCAGGTCACGCTGCCTGATGGCGAGGATCGTCGCATCGCGTACGACTATCTCGTGCTCGCGGCCGGGCTCACACACTCATACTTCGGACACCACGATTGGGAAGCATGGGCTCCTGGACTTAAAACCCTGGCGGACGCCCTCGAAGTTCGCCGACGATTTCTCATCTCGTTCGAACGGGCCGAGGCACTGCGAGTGGGAATTCCGACCGCCGATGTCTCGCAGGAGTTGACCTTTGTGGTCATCGGTGGCGGCCCGACGGGCGTGGAAATGGCGGGCGCGTTCGTGGAGATCGCCTGTCAAACCATGCGTCACGAGTTCCGTTCGATCGACACATCACAGGCGCGCGTGGTCCTGATCGAGGCCCAGAGCACCCTCCTGCCGGCCGGCTTCCCGGAAGAACTCGGACGACGCGCCTTGCGTGATCTCGAACGGCTTGGCGTCAACGTGATGCTGTCGACACGCGTGACGGCGGTCGAGGATGGCGGCATCAAGATCCGCCGCAACGGCGCTTCCGAGGATGAGTGGATCTCGTCAAGAACGGTCGTGTGGGCGGCTGGTGTGCGTGGTGAACACGTCGCGGGCTCGCTCGGTGTCGAGTTGGACCGCTCGGGGCGTGTTGGCGTAGGAAGCGACTTGTCACTGCCCAAGAACCGTGAGGTCTTCGTTATTGGTGATCTTGCGATCGTCATGGATCGTGCTACCGGGAGGCCCGTCCCCGGCATGGCACCAGGGGCGATGCAAATGGGCCGATTCGTGGCGTCAGCCATCGCCCACGAATCCCGCGGAAAGCCCCGGGGCGAGTTCCGCTATCGCGACAAAGGATCGCTCGCGACGATCGGGCGTGCTCGGGCTGTGGCGCGGCTTCCGATCCCTGGCTTCAAGCACGGGATGAACTTCGGCGGGATGCTCGCGTGGGTCTTGTGGGCGATGGTCCACGTCGCGTACCTGATCAGTTATCGCGCTCGGATACTCGTGATGCTGGAGTGGGCGTGGTCGTATGTCTGGCTCACGCGCGGAGCGAGAATACTCCAACAGACAGGCCCACAAGGACCGCGGAATGGAACCGCATGA
- the dnaX gene encoding DNA polymerase III subunit gamma/tau, with amino-acid sequence MSYTVLARRYRSRSFDEVVGQEPIARTLKAAIDGNRVAHAYLFCGTRGVGKTSMARIFANALNNPKDDDAVMQAILHGRDTDVIEIDGASNNSVEGARDLIANSVYRPMRGPYKVYIIDEVHMLSTAAFNALLKTMEEPPEHVKFILCTTEAHKVPPTIQSRCQRFDFRNISSGAIAEHLAAVVKKEKLSADAELVHAVARLGNGSMRDALSLMDRLMASGEKKLTTKLLEELLGLPDREVMGLLIDALADADAKGALEQADALLEKGTSVDQVIEALLGRLRDLMVLCACGEKTELVDLSDQARSAEAARAKNFDAAGVVHMIALCENVQRAAKSSPMPRALFDALVVRLAMTEKLADVTAVIAGRGPAMAGGSAGGKKR; translated from the coding sequence ATGAGTTACACGGTCCTCGCCAGGCGGTATCGGTCGCGGTCCTTTGACGAGGTGGTCGGGCAGGAGCCGATCGCCCGCACGCTCAAGGCCGCGATCGATGGGAATCGCGTCGCCCACGCCTATCTCTTCTGCGGCACGCGGGGCGTCGGGAAGACGTCGATGGCGCGCATCTTTGCCAACGCGCTCAACAACCCCAAGGACGACGATGCCGTCATGCAGGCGATCCTGCATGGGCGCGACACCGACGTCATCGAGATCGACGGGGCGAGCAACAACTCGGTGGAGGGGGCACGCGACCTGATCGCGAACTCGGTGTATCGGCCGATGCGCGGGCCGTACAAGGTCTACATCATCGACGAGGTGCACATGCTCTCGACGGCGGCGTTCAACGCGCTCTTGAAGACGATGGAGGAGCCGCCCGAGCACGTGAAGTTCATCCTGTGCACGACCGAAGCGCACAAAGTCCCGCCGACGATCCAGAGCCGGTGCCAACGGTTTGATTTCCGCAACATCTCGTCAGGCGCGATCGCCGAGCACCTCGCGGCGGTCGTGAAGAAGGAGAAACTCTCGGCGGACGCGGAACTGGTGCACGCGGTGGCGCGACTGGGCAACGGGTCGATGCGCGACGCGCTCAGCCTGATGGACCGCCTGATGGCCTCGGGGGAGAAGAAACTGACGACGAAACTGCTCGAGGAGTTGCTGGGCCTGCCGGATCGTGAGGTCATGGGCCTGCTCATCGACGCGCTCGCCGACGCCGATGCCAAGGGGGCGCTCGAGCAGGCCGACGCACTCCTGGAGAAGGGAACGAGCGTCGATCAGGTGATCGAGGCGCTGCTCGGGCGACTGCGCGATCTCATGGTCCTGTGCGCCTGTGGCGAGAAGACCGAACTGGTGGACCTTTCCGACCAGGCGCGTTCGGCGGAGGCGGCGCGAGCGAAGAACTTCGACGCGGCCGGCGTCGTCCACATGATCGCCCTGTGCGAGAACGTGCAGCGGGCCGCCAAGAGCAGCCCCATGCCCCGCGCGCTCTTTGATGCCCTTGTCGTGCGGCTCGCGATGACCGAGAAACTCGCGGACGTGACGGCGGTGATCGCGGGACGAGGCCCGGCGATGGCGGGCGGGAGTGCCGGCGGAAAAAAACGCTGA
- a CDS encoding NAD(+)/NADH kinase translates to MRLAIVVNPRSGKGKAIFAGDALKAAAESQGLRTFLVHASTNRELAEALGEADRVVIIGGDGTIHRLLTALGDARRPVYHYPMGTENLFARSWNCRANIDAALHALLHAKPVDMDLLEIHAPPHPPSLAAIMVSLGPDASVVHRVDRARTGPISHATYIKPILAELASFRLDPLNILAEAKPVVESRSGLAVIANLHEYAMRLDPAPNADATDGLADLAFLPCRSRSMALAWLIRARFRSTSNAIRTKAREFHVTAQHAVPVQADGEPLPLQPQLDLRIVVRPAALRVLPGYRPATSTTP, encoded by the coding sequence ATGCGTCTCGCGATCGTCGTCAATCCCCGTTCGGGCAAGGGCAAGGCCATCTTCGCCGGCGATGCCCTGAAGGCCGCCGCCGAATCGCAGGGCCTCCGTACCTTCCTCGTCCACGCGTCCACGAATCGTGAACTCGCCGAGGCGCTCGGCGAGGCCGACCGCGTCGTCATCATCGGTGGCGATGGCACAATCCATCGGCTCCTGACCGCGCTCGGCGATGCCCGTCGGCCCGTCTACCACTATCCGATGGGGACCGAAAATCTCTTCGCGCGGTCGTGGAACTGTCGCGCGAATATCGACGCCGCCCTCCACGCGCTCCTCCACGCCAAACCCGTCGACATGGATCTCCTCGAGATCCACGCGCCACCACACCCGCCATCGCTCGCGGCAATCATGGTCAGTCTCGGCCCCGACGCCAGCGTCGTCCACCGCGTCGATCGCGCCCGCACCGGCCCGATCTCGCACGCGACCTACATCAAACCGATCCTTGCCGAACTCGCCTCCTTCCGCCTCGATCCGCTGAACATCCTCGCCGAGGCAAAGCCCGTGGTTGAGTCCCGCTCGGGACTCGCCGTGATCGCGAATCTGCATGAGTATGCCATGCGCCTCGATCCCGCGCCCAACGCCGACGCGACCGATGGGCTTGCCGATCTCGCCTTCCTTCCCTGCCGTTCCCGATCCATGGCCCTCGCCTGGCTGATCCGCGCCCGATTCCGATCGACCTCCAACGCGATCCGGACCAAAGCACGCGAGTTCCACGTGACCGCCCAGCATGCCGTTCCAGTCCAGGCCGATGGCGAGCCGCTGCCGCTTCAGCCGCAACTTGACCTGCGGATCGTGGTCCGGCCTGCCGCCCTTCGCGTCCTCCCCGGGTATCGTCCTGCCACAAGCACCACGCCATGA
- a CDS encoding NUDIX domain-containing protein — MSAPAITPMEGRAFEGVESFRVHTDVRVEMSPSPARLPGSTPDEIEQIERHWSSLAEENPRLYNGPVLSVVSIDHDLGVIHGRRDDFKRLLAQPRVATGVRLLAVTGVVVAKDSRGTRHALLARRGETTRIYPGMWELAPCGGVSPPHPSDPVIDMEGLRAAVHEEASEELNLSMDVGRCVGMVRDRVAHSDDLVFECDAGELDRVKETLRTSWECPEVAWVALDEIEVFDRRNAGSIILPTRAMFRLLGWIAE, encoded by the coding sequence TTGAGCGCCCCGGCGATCACGCCGATGGAGGGACGAGCCTTCGAAGGCGTGGAGTCGTTTCGCGTCCACACGGATGTCCGCGTCGAGATGTCGCCCTCGCCCGCCCGTCTCCCCGGCTCGACACCCGACGAGATCGAGCAGATCGAGCGACATTGGTCGAGCCTTGCCGAGGAGAACCCGCGGCTGTACAACGGGCCGGTGCTCAGCGTCGTGTCCATTGACCATGATCTCGGCGTGATCCACGGGCGACGCGACGACTTCAAGCGGCTTCTCGCACAACCACGAGTGGCGACGGGCGTGAGACTGCTCGCGGTGACGGGCGTGGTCGTGGCGAAGGACTCGCGGGGCACGCGTCACGCACTGCTCGCGCGCCGGGGCGAGACAACGCGGATCTATCCCGGGATGTGGGAACTCGCGCCCTGTGGCGGCGTCTCGCCGCCGCACCCGAGTGATCCGGTGATCGACATGGAGGGGCTTCGTGCCGCGGTGCACGAGGAGGCGTCGGAGGAACTGAACCTGTCGATGGATGTCGGGCGGTGCGTGGGCATGGTGCGCGATCGCGTGGCGCACAGCGACGATCTGGTGTTCGAGTGCGACGCCGGCGAACTCGACCGCGTGAAGGAAACGCTCCGAACGTCGTGGGAGTGTCCGGAAGTGGCGTGGGTGGCGCTCGACGAGATCGAGGTGTTCGATCGGAGGAATGCCGGGTCGATCATCCTGCCAACGCGGGCGATGTTCCGGCTGCTTGGGTGGATCGCGGAATAA